The genomic segment GGAGGCGGCGAAACTCTGCGCGAAAGTGCCGCCCTTGATCTCGAACTTGTCGAGGTTCTGGAACTTCCAGCCGCCGTACGAGAAGTACTTCGGGCACGGGTGCGCCTTCGACGGGGACGCCAGCCCCTTCTCCAGCAGCATCGCGGAGGTCACGACCTTCATCGTGGAACCGGGTGCCAGTGAACCCCGCAGCGCGACGTTGAAGCCGTCCGCCGGGGCGTTGGCGATCGCCAGGATCTCGCCGGTGCTGGGCTTGATCGCCACGGCGGCGGCCTTGGAGCGGTCGGCCACGGCCTTCTCGGCGGCGGCCTGGAGGCCGGCGTCGATGGTCGTCCGCAGCTCGCCCGGTTCTCCCTCGGCGAGCACCTTCAGCGTCTTGTCCGGCTGTTCGTCGCCCTCCTCGCGCTGCACGGCCAGCTCCACGGCGGGCTTGCCGCCGGCCTTGTCGCCGTACCGTTCGCGCAGGCTGGCCAGTACCTCGGCGAGCTGAGGGTGGTCTTCCTTGGTCAGTTCCTCGCCGTCGCGGTCCAGGGCCTTGATCGGCGGGGCCTCGGACTCGCCGGTGACGAGGGCGTCACCCTTTCCGAGTTCCGGGTGCACGACGGACGGCTCCCAGCGCACCAGGGCCTTGCCGGAGGTCTCGTCCCGGACGACGGTCAGTGCGGAGTCGTAGGAGACGGTCGCCCGCTCCTTCTCGTACACGACCTCCGCGGTGACCCCGAAGGGGACCTTCGCACCGGTGGCCGCGTCGGGCTGGAGGGTGACCTTCTCGACGGCCGCTTCCTCGCGGTAGCCGGTGAGGGCGGCGGTGGCGGCCGTGCTGTCGTCCGTGAACTCCGCGGCCTTCTCCGGCTGTCCGGCGGCCCAGGCGGTGAGGAACCCCTCGGAGGTCTCACGTATCTCGTCCGCGCTGGGCGGGCCGGTCTTCACCTCGGGCTGGGCAGCCGTGGTAGTCGTGGAGCCGTTCCCGCCGTCGCCGGACGTCAGGCCGTACACGCCGTAACCTGCGGCCCCCACCATCGCGGTGAACACACCGCCGATGACGGCGGCCTTCGCGCCACTGCGCATCGGAGAAACCCCCACAGACACTTCGCACTTCGTACTTCGGAAAAGGCACGACACCCCGTGTGGAACGCAACGCGGCGCACTCTACGGCATCCCTCCGACATCACACCCAGGTGTCCAGCCACATGCGGTCCTGCCAGTCGGAGACCGGAATCGGCTGTCCCGTGTAGAGCGGAAAGAAGTAGATGAAGTTCCAGACGATCAGTAGGACGAGCACTCCGGCGCCCACGGTTCCCAGCACTCGCCGCTGTTCCGAGGAGCCCGGCGGCCCGAGCAGCGCGCCGATCGCCATGGCCACGGCGAGGCAGAGGAACGGAACGAAGACCACCGCGTAGAAGAAGAAGATCGTGCGTTCCTGGTAGAGGAACCAGGGCAGCCAGCCGCCCACGATGCCGCAGAGGATCGCGCCCGCGCGCCAGTCGCGCCGGAACCCCCAGCGGTAGACCAGGTACAGCACCGCGAAGCACGCCGCCCACCACAGCATCGGCGTCCCCAGGGCCAGGACTTCCCGGGCGCACTTGTCGGCGGTGCCGACGGGGCAGCCGTCCTCGCCGGGCTGCGGCGACTCGTAGAAGTACGAGACGGGGCGGCCGAGGACGAGCCAGGACCAGGGGTTCGACTGGTAGGGGTGCGGATCGGTCAGCCCGACGTGGAAGTTGTAGACCTCGGACTGGTAGTGCCACAGGCTGCGCAGTGGTTCCGGCACCCAGGTCATGTCGGCCTGCGGCAGCGGGACGCGCAGGCCGAACAGGGAGACGGAGTCGGGCGAGAGACCCCGGCGGCCCTCGGCCCAGCCGCGGAAGTAGCCGCCGCGGGTGAGGAACCAGCCGGCCCAGGACGCGGTGTACGTCACGACGGCGACCGGCACGATCGACAGGAACGCCGGTACCGCGTCGCGGCGCAGCATCGACCGGTACGGACGGTGGGCGCCGGCCGTGCGGCGCGCGGCGGCGTCCCAGAGGACGGTCAGCAGGCCGAAGACCGCCAGGATGTAGAGGCCGTTCCACTTCGTGGCGCAGGCCAGGCCGAGGAAGAGCCCGGCGGCGAGCCGCCACGGCCGCAGGCCGAGCCCCAGCCGGTCACCGATGAGAGCGTCCGGCCGGACGAGGCCCCGCTCTTCCGCTGTTCCCTTCGTCCCCTTCGCCGTTGGAGCGGGCGCGGCCCCCGCCGTCACGGCCGCCGGGTCCCCCCGGTCCGCGGCGGTCGTGAGGGCGTCCGCCAGTTTGGCGCGGGCCTTGTCCCGGTCGATGAGCAGCGCACCGAACGCGGCCAGCACCCAGAACATCACCACCAGGTCGAGCAGCGCCGTCCGGCTCATGACGAAGTGCAGACCATCCACGGCGAGCAGCGCGCCCGCGAGGCAGCCGAGCGCGGTGGAGCGGAACAGCCGCCGCCCGATGCGGCACACCATCAGCACGGAGAGGGTGCCGAGCACCGCCGGCATGAACCGCCAGCCCAGCGGGTGCAGTCCGAACAGGCCCTCACCGAGGGCGATCGTCCACTTTCCGACGGGCGGGTGCACGACGTAACTGTGCTCGGGGTTGAGGGGGATGCTCTGGGGATCGCGCAGGATCTTCTCGTTGGCCTTGTCCGGCCAGCTGCCCTCGTAGCCGAGCTGGAGCAGCGACCAGGCGTCCTTGGCGTAGTACGTCTCGTCGAATATCACCGCGTCCGGGCTGCCGAGGTGCCAGAAGCGCAGGGCGCCCGCGAGCAGCGCGACCAGCAGCGGGCCGGCCCAGGCCGCCCACCGCACCAGCTTCTCGGCGGTGTACGGGTCCACGCCGAGGAGCGTCCACACCCGGGTGCCCGCGGTGCGGTACGGCGGCACCAGCCGGTCGCGGAGCGGGGTACGGGGCTGCTCCGCGTATCCGTAGCGGCGCAGCCGGAGCTGCCAGGAGGTCGGGCCGGCACCCGGAACCGACGCCCCGGAGGGCTGCTCGCCGAGCTCGTGCTCGTACCGGGAGCCGGTGGCGGTGTCACTGGTCACCGCGCCATCGTAGGGAACGCGGCCGCCGGCCGGGTGACGGCTGCCCCCGGGCGGCCGGGCCGGGCCGCGGCCCCGGGCGTCGGCCGGGGAGGTTCCGCAGCTGCGAGGATGACCGGGTGACTGGAACGCTCGTACTGGCAGGGACGCCCATCGGCGCCATCGCGGACGCGCCGCCGCGGCTGGCGGAGGAACTGGCCGCGGCCGACGTGGTGGCCGCGGAGGACACCCGGCGACTGCGGCGGCTCACCCAGGCGCTGGGGGTGCAGACCCGTGGACGGGTCGTGTCGTACTTCGAGGGCAACGAGGCGGCCCGGACGCCCGAGTTGGTGGAGGCGCTGGCCGGGGGCGCGCGGGTGCTGCTCGTGACCGATGCCGGGATGCCGTCGGTGTCCGACCCCGGCTACCGGCTCGTCGCGGCCGCGGTGGAGCGGGGGATCGTGGTGACGGCGGTGCCGGGGCCTTCCGCGGTGCTCACGGCGCTGGCCCTGTCGGGCCTGCCCGTCGACCGCTTCTGCTTCGAGGGCTTCCTGCCGCGCAAGGCCGGGGAGCGGCTGGGCAGGCTGCGGGAGGTGGCGGACGAGCGGCGCACCCTCGTCTACTTCGAGGCACCGCACCGGCTGGACGACACCCTGGCCGCGATGGCCGAGGTCTTCGGCGCGGAGCGGCGCGCCGCCGTCTGCCGGGAGCTGACCAAGACCTACGAGGAGGTGCGGCGGGGGCCGCTGGCCGAATTGGCGGCCTGGGCGGCCGAGGGCGTACGGGGCGAGATCACCGTGGTCGTGGAGGGCGCGCCGGAGAAGGGCCCGGCCGAGCTGGACCCGGCGGAACTGGTGCGCCGGGTGGGCGTGCGGGAGGAGGCCGGCGAGCGGCGCAAGGAGGCCATCGCGGCGGTCGCGGCCGAGGCGGGTCTGCCCAAGCGCGAGGTGTTCGACGCGGTGGTGGCGGCGAAAAACGCCGCGAGGGGTGCGGCGAAGGACGCGGCGACGAACGCGGGAGGGGCTCGGTGAAGGGCGCGGCGCGGGGCCGCTGAGCGGTGGCCCGGTCCTCGCCGGGCGACGGGAGCCGCGGTGGTCCGGCCCGTAAACTCGCTGCCATGGCGGCAGCGACATCATCCGGCGGACCCGGGTACAGCGGCAGCGGCAGCGGGAAGCGGGACGGCGCGACCGGGCCCGGGCAGGCCGGAAGCTCCGGCAAGGGCTCGGCGAAGGCCGGCAAGAACGCGCCGCCGCCGCTGCCGGAGCCGCTGCGCGTGCCGGTCGCCGACTCGCACACGCATCTGGACATGCAGTCCGGCACGGTCGGGGACGCGCTCGCCAAGGCGGCCGCGGTGGGCGTCACCACCGTGATCCAGGTCGGCTGCGACATCGCCGGTTCCCGCTGGGCGGCGGAGACGGCGGCCGCGCACGGAAGCGTCTGGGCGACCGTGGCGCTGCATCCCAACGAGGCGCCGCGCATCGTGCTCGGCGATCCCGACGGCTGGTCCCGGCAGGGTGCCCGCGAGCCCGGTGGCGAGGCGGCGCTGGACGCCGCCCTCGACGAGATCGACGCCCTCGCGGGCCTGCCGCAGGTGCGGGGCGTCGGCGAGACCGGCCTGGACCACTTCCGTACGGGACCGGAGGGGATGGCCGCGCAGGAGCGGTCGTTCCGCCGGCACATCGACATGGCCAAGCGGCACGGCAAGGCGCTCGTCATCCACGACCGCGAGGCACACGCGGACGTGCTGCGGGTGCTCGACGAGGAGGGCGCGCCCGGCACGGTCGTCTTCCACTGCTTCTCGGGTGACGCGGAGATGGCCAAGATCTGCGCCGGCCAGGGCTACCTCATGTCCTTCGCGGGCAACGTCACGTTCAAGAACGCGCAGCCGCTGCGCGACGCGCTCGCGGTCGCGCCGCTCGACCTGCTGCTCGTGGAGACGGACGCTCCCTTCCTCACCCCGGCGCCGTACCGCGGACGGCCGAACGCCCCGTACCTCATTCCGCTGACGCTGCGGGCCATGGCGGAGGTCAAGGGTGTACCGGAAGACGCCCTCGCGGAGGCGGTCGCGGCCAACACGGCGCGCGCCTTCGGCTACTGAGAGCCGGACGCGGGGCCCGGGCCGGAGGCATTTCACCCGCCCGCGGACAGTACTTTACGTAGTCATACGACTTTGGAGAGTGAGCACCGCTCCGCTACAGTCCGCCTCCGACCGCCGGACAGTGGAGCGTTGTGAGCACACATCAGGGGAGTCACCGGGGCGAACGCCGCGGCGGCCGTGGACCGGCCGACGGGGACGGCGTGGGGGCGGGATCCGCACCCGCACCCGCGTCCGGAGTCCATGCGGAGCCGGGAACCACGGCGGAGCACGGGGGCGCGAGCGCGCCCGGCGGGCGGTGGCCGGGCGGCTGGTTCTGCGGAGACCCGGCGCCGTCCTCGCCGGGTGCCGCACCGGCGGGGCCCCCGGCGTCGCCTGCGGCACCTTCGGCATTCCGGGAGGCGTCCCCGGCGCCTCCGCGGCCTCTCCCACCTCTGTGGCCCGTGGCGCCTTCGGCACCTCCGGCATCCTCGGCGCCATCGCCGGGGGTGACGACGTGGATGGCCTCGGCGGTGCCTCCGCCCAGCTCCCCGCCCTCCCCGCCCTCCCCTCCGGTTCCTCCGGCTCCTCCAGCCCCTCCGGTCTTCCGGACCTCGCCGCCGTCCCCACCGCCTCCCCCGGGACCGCAGAGTCCGCCGCGGACGCCCCACGGCGCCCATCGTGCCCCGTACGGGCACAGTGCCCACCCCGCGCCGCCGCCGGGCGGTTACGGCGCTCCGCCGCGTGTCCCGCGCCGGGAGGGCGACACGCTTCCCGAGTCGCACGGCCCCTACACCCACCCGCCGTACGACCCGTCCAGTGCCCGCACCGAACCGCGCGATCTGCCGTCGGTGCCGCGGACCGCTCCGGAGAACGCCAACCCGTACGGAGGCGGGGCCAGTTGGTCGGTCCTTCCGCCGGTCCTTCCGCCGGCCCCTCCACCGGTCCGGCCTCCGGTCCGCCCGGCCGGGATCCCCCCGGCCGGTCCGGTGTCCGACGCGCCGTCCGCCGTGGCCTCGTCCGTCCCCGCCCCGCCCCTGGGCCCGGGATATGGCCGGGGCGGGACGCGGCGGGCGGCGCGGCGCAGGCACCGGCCGACGCGCCCGGAGCGGTTGCGCAGGCTGCTCCCGCAGGCTCTCGTCGTGGTCGCGCTGGCGGGCGGTACGTGGGCGTTCCTCGCTCACGACAAGGCCGTCCGGCTGAGCGTCGACGGCCGGCAGCGCACCCTGCACACCTTCGCCGGCGACACCGGTGAACTCCTCGATGACGAAGGCGTGCGCCTGGGCCCGCACGATGCCGTGGACCCCGTGCCCGGGCGTCCCCTCGCGCACGGCGACCGGATCGCCGTGCGCCGCGGCAAGCCCCTGGATCTCACCGTCGACACCGAGCGGCGCGCCCGCTGGACCACCGCCGCCACGGTCCGGGGCGCGCTGCGCGAACTCCGGGTGCCCGCGGAGGGCGCGTATCTCTCCGTGCCGCACTGGGCCGGCATTCCGCGCTCCGGGCTCGTCCTGGAGGTGCGGACCCGGCGGACCGTCACGGTGACCGCCGACGGACGGCAGCGCACTCTGCGCACCAACGCGGGCACGGTCAGGGACGCCGTGGCGGAGGCCGGGGTCGTGCTGCGCGGCCGGGACACCACGTTCCCGCCGCCGGACACCTTTCCCCGCGACCGCGGAGTCCTCAGGGTGCTGCGGGGCCGCGTGGATCGACGGGTCCGGGAGGAACCGATTCCGTACCCCGCGGTCCGGCGGGCCCATCCGGTCCTCCTCCGGGGCGCGGAGGTGCATACCGGGGCCGCCATGGCCCCTTGCGTGTCCGCCGGGCGGCCCCGGTACGCACCGCCGGGCGACCGGACGGTCGGGGCCAAGAAGCTGTACGTCCAGCGAGGTGCGCTCCTCTGGCCGGACTGCGGGCCCGGACCGAACGCGTGAGGACCGGTGCGGACTGCGGGTCCGACCGGGCCGCGGGTCCGAACCGGACCGCGGGTCCGACCGGCTGTCCGGCCGGGCTGTCCGAACGGACCGCTGGTCCGGAACGCCCGGGCCGGGTTCGCCCGCACCCGGACGGGCGGGCGGCTGCCGGTCCCCGCCGCGGCCGTAAGCTTCACGGGTGAGCACGAGCACCGACACCGACGGGCCCGGCCCCCTCCTGGGCCCCGCCGACGTCCGCGAACTGGCCGCCGCCCTGGGCGTGCGCCCCACCAAGCAGCGCGGCCAGAACTTCGTCATCGACGCCAACACGGTGCGCCGTATCGTCCGGACCGCCGAAGTGCGGCCCGAGGACACGGTCGTGGAGATCGGCCCGGGGCTGGGATCGCTGACCCTGGCGCTGCTGGAGGCCGCCGACCGCGTGGTGGCGGTCGAGATCGACGACGTCCTGGCGGCCGCGCTCCCGGCCACCGTCGGCGCACGGCTGCCGGAGCGCGCCGACCGCTTCGCGCTGGTGCACTCGGACGCGATGCGCGTCACCGAACTGCCCGGCCCGCCGCCGACGGCCCTGGTGGCCAACCTTCCGTACAACGTCGCGGTGCCCGTTCTGCTGCACATGCTGGAACGCTTCCCCAGCATCGAACGCACGCTCGTCATGGTGCAGGCAGAGGTGGCCGACCGGCTCGCCGCGCCGCCGGGCTCCAAGGTGTACGGCGTGCCGTCGGTGAAGGCCGCCTGGTACGCGACGGTGAAGCGCGCCGGATCCATCGGGCGCAACGTGTTCTGGCCGGCGCCCAACGTCGACTCCGGGCTGGTCTCGCTGGTTCGCCGTGGCGAGCCGCTGCGGACGGCGGCTGCACGGGAGGACGTGTTCGCGGTCGTGGACGCCGCCTTCGCCCAGCGGCGCAAGACGCTCCGCGCGGCGCTCGCGGGCTGGGCCGGTTCCGCCGCCGCGGCTGAGGAGGCGCTGGTGGCGGCGGGGGTGTCGCCGCAGGCGCGTGGCGAGTCGCTGACGGTGGAGGAGTTCGCGGCGATCGCGGAGCACAAGCCCGGACGCGAGCCCGGGACCGCCGCCGCCCCCGGAACCGGGACCGCTGGCCGTACGGGCGGCGGGCGGACCGGCGGGCACGAGACCAGGCGCCGTCAGCAGCGGTGAGCAGCGACGGCAGCGGACCGGACGAACGATACGGAGCACCCCCAGTGACCGGAATCAGCGCGCACGGGCAGCACAGCCCGAGCAGCCCGCACAGTCCCAGCGGCCAGGGCGGTCAGGGCGGCCCGGCCGCCCGACCGGACCGTGCGGCGGAGCACGGGTCCGTCACCGTCCGCGTACCGGCGAAGGTGAATGTGCAGCTGGCCGTCGGCGG from the Streptomyces xinghaiensis S187 genome contains:
- a CDS encoding penicillin-binding transpeptidase domain-containing protein, encoding MRSGAKAAVIGGVFTAMVGAAGYGVYGLTSGDGGNGSTTTTAAQPEVKTGPPSADEIRETSEGFLTAWAAGQPEKAAEFTDDSTAATAALTGYREEAAVEKVTLQPDAATGAKVPFGVTAEVVYEKERATVSYDSALTVVRDETSGKALVRWEPSVVHPELGKGDALVTGESEAPPIKALDRDGEELTKEDHPQLAEVLASLRERYGDKAGGKPAVELAVQREEGDEQPDKTLKVLAEGEPGELRTTIDAGLQAAAEKAVADRSKAAAVAIKPSTGEILAIANAPADGFNVALRGSLAPGSTMKVVTSAMLLEKGLASPSKAHPCPKYFSYGGWKFQNLDKFEIKGGTFAQSFAASCNTAFISQAGELSGADLGKTARDIFGIGLDWQTGVVTFDGAVPTQKDAPMAASLIGQGGVRMNPLTMASVSATVKSGVFRQPVLVPVSVDDRTIAKAPRTMSAGTADALRGLMRLTATSGTAAEAMAGLGGDIGGKTGSAEVDGQKKPNGWFTAYRNDVAAAAVVPAAGHGGKTAGPIVADILRAGG
- the rsmI gene encoding 16S rRNA (cytidine(1402)-2'-O)-methyltransferase; translated protein: MTGTLVLAGTPIGAIADAPPRLAEELAAADVVAAEDTRRLRRLTQALGVQTRGRVVSYFEGNEAARTPELVEALAGGARVLLVTDAGMPSVSDPGYRLVAAAVERGIVVTAVPGPSAVLTALALSGLPVDRFCFEGFLPRKAGERLGRLREVADERRTLVYFEAPHRLDDTLAAMAEVFGAERRAAVCRELTKTYEEVRRGPLAELAAWAAEGVRGEITVVVEGAPEKGPAELDPAELVRRVGVREEAGERRKEAIAAVAAEAGLPKREVFDAVVAAKNAARGAAKDAATNAGGAR
- a CDS encoding ubiquitin-like domain-containing protein — translated: MRRLLPQALVVVALAGGTWAFLAHDKAVRLSVDGRQRTLHTFAGDTGELLDDEGVRLGPHDAVDPVPGRPLAHGDRIAVRRGKPLDLTVDTERRARWTTAATVRGALRELRVPAEGAYLSVPHWAGIPRSGLVLEVRTRRTVTVTADGRQRTLRTNAGTVRDAVAEAGVVLRGRDTTFPPPDTFPRDRGVLRVLRGRVDRRVREEPIPYPAVRRAHPVLLRGAEVHTGAAMAPCVSAGRPRYAPPGDRTVGAKKLYVQRGALLWPDCGPGPNA
- the rsmA gene encoding 16S rRNA (adenine(1518)-N(6)/adenine(1519)-N(6))-dimethyltransferase RsmA, yielding MSTSTDTDGPGPLLGPADVRELAAALGVRPTKQRGQNFVIDANTVRRIVRTAEVRPEDTVVEIGPGLGSLTLALLEAADRVVAVEIDDVLAAALPATVGARLPERADRFALVHSDAMRVTELPGPPPTALVANLPYNVAVPVLLHMLERFPSIERTLVMVQAEVADRLAAPPGSKVYGVPSVKAAWYATVKRAGSIGRNVFWPAPNVDSGLVSLVRRGEPLRTAAAREDVFAVVDAAFAQRRKTLRAALAGWAGSAAAAEEALVAAGVSPQARGESLTVEEFAAIAEHKPGREPGTAAAPGTGTAGRTGGGRTGGHETRRRQQR
- a CDS encoding dolichyl-phosphate-mannose--protein mannosyltransferase, coding for MTSDTATGSRYEHELGEQPSGASVPGAGPTSWQLRLRRYGYAEQPRTPLRDRLVPPYRTAGTRVWTLLGVDPYTAEKLVRWAAWAGPLLVALLAGALRFWHLGSPDAVIFDETYYAKDAWSLLQLGYEGSWPDKANEKILRDPQSIPLNPEHSYVVHPPVGKWTIALGEGLFGLHPLGWRFMPAVLGTLSVLMVCRIGRRLFRSTALGCLAGALLAVDGLHFVMSRTALLDLVVMFWVLAAFGALLIDRDKARAKLADALTTAADRGDPAAVTAGAAPAPTAKGTKGTAEERGLVRPDALIGDRLGLGLRPWRLAAGLFLGLACATKWNGLYILAVFGLLTVLWDAAARRTAGAHRPYRSMLRRDAVPAFLSIVPVAVVTYTASWAGWFLTRGGYFRGWAEGRRGLSPDSVSLFGLRVPLPQADMTWVPEPLRSLWHYQSEVYNFHVGLTDPHPYQSNPWSWLVLGRPVSYFYESPQPGEDGCPVGTADKCAREVLALGTPMLWWAACFAVLYLVYRWGFRRDWRAGAILCGIVGGWLPWFLYQERTIFFFYAVVFVPFLCLAVAMAIGALLGPPGSSEQRRVLGTVGAGVLVLLIVWNFIYFFPLYTGQPIPVSDWQDRMWLDTWV
- a CDS encoding TatD family hydrolase; this translates as MAAATSSGGPGYSGSGSGKRDGATGPGQAGSSGKGSAKAGKNAPPPLPEPLRVPVADSHTHLDMQSGTVGDALAKAAAVGVTTVIQVGCDIAGSRWAAETAAAHGSVWATVALHPNEAPRIVLGDPDGWSRQGAREPGGEAALDAALDEIDALAGLPQVRGVGETGLDHFRTGPEGMAAQERSFRRHIDMAKRHGKALVIHDREAHADVLRVLDEEGAPGTVVFHCFSGDAEMAKICAGQGYLMSFAGNVTFKNAQPLRDALAVAPLDLLLVETDAPFLTPAPYRGRPNAPYLIPLTLRAMAEVKGVPEDALAEAVAANTARAFGY